In one window of Deltaproteobacteria bacterium DNA:
- a CDS encoding ABC transporter permease yields MISGATTSLLTGARRGQQDFAGPVLMELGYRPRSLRHSFDLIRVLVRRDFTLSYRRSVLGVVWSLLLPLAQLLVLALVFQMVVPLKIEAYPAFVFGGLLPWAWFSTCLSTACSAFTGNRDLVLRPHFSPPILLISNTLSHLITYLAAVPVLLGVLSWYGRPLTAAALLFPLLTLIQGALIVGLGLIAATLNVFYRDVQYLVSVGLMLLFYLTPVFYAPPAVPAYQLLYALNPIAVLVVGYRAILFDGVLPDGFPLLLTSLMCAAIGAAGWLVYRRCEHDLFDTI; encoded by the coding sequence ATGATCAGTGGCGCAACCACCAGTTTGCTGACCGGCGCGCGCCGCGGGCAACAGGACTTCGCTGGTCCGGTCCTAATGGAGTTGGGATACCGGCCGCGTTCGCTGCGCCACTCCTTCGACTTAATTCGGGTGTTGGTTCGGCGCGATTTCACGCTCAGCTATCGGCGGTCGGTACTCGGCGTGGTCTGGTCTTTGTTGCTACCGCTGGCCCAACTGCTGGTGCTGGCGCTGGTTTTCCAGATGGTCGTGCCGCTGAAGATCGAGGCTTACCCCGCGTTCGTCTTCGGCGGGCTGTTGCCGTGGGCCTGGTTCAGCACCTGTCTGAGCACAGCTTGTAGCGCGTTCACCGGCAACCGCGATCTGGTTCTGCGGCCGCACTTTTCGCCGCCCATTCTGCTGATCAGCAACACGCTGTCGCATCTGATCACCTATCTCGCCGCCGTCCCCGTCCTGCTCGGCGTGCTCTCATGGTATGGCCGGCCGTTGACCGCGGCGGCGCTGCTGTTTCCACTCCTCACGCTGATCCAGGGCGCACTGATTGTCGGCCTCGGCCTGATCGCGGCCACCCTCAACGTCTTCTACCGCGACGTGCAATATCTCGTCAGCGTCGGCTTGATGTTACTATTCTATCTGACGCCGGTATTTTACGCGCCACCGGCCGTGCCAGCCTATCAGCTGCTCTACGCGCTCAATCCGATCGCGGTGTTGGTGGTCGGATATCGCGCCATCCTGTTCGACGGGGTGCTGCCCGACGGCTTCCCACTGCTACTAACCAGCCTCATGTGCGCCGCGATCGGCGCCGCCGGTTGGCTGGTCTACCGCCGCTGCGAGCACGACCTCTTTGACACGATCTGA
- a CDS encoding ABC transporter ATP-binding protein, whose protein sequence is MTALVTADSVSKQFRLPRGGRGTLKEWLLGGSWSQRSNGHWALRDVSFAVEPGQVLGVIGHNGAGKTTLLRLLCGLGRPTSGSLRCRAAVSGLLELGGGFHPDLSGRENLITGGILSGFTEREVRERADEIIAFAELEEVIDQPARTYSTGMYLRLAFATAMHFDPEVLIIDEVLAVGDARFQQKCLDRLRAFRAANKTLILTSHVAEQIQALCDEVLVLEEGAVVMRGDPDSALRCYQDLMRQRTARRAARVVRSRAVTLPQQGNREGTFEAVIAAIRLYDAQRRPCHVLASGEALTIELAYQLTEGVGDFAVSLGVFHQRTKCFEVIVPAAATAFGPLARQGVIRCHLPQLPLARGRYFINAGLYPPNWDFVYDYHSEMHDFDVVTGPGGSFEVTGILAVTPEWSRSPVE, encoded by the coding sequence ATGACCGCGCTCGTCACCGCCGACTCCGTCTCGAAGCAATTCCGCCTGCCCCGCGGCGGCCGGGGCACGCTCAAGGAATGGCTGTTGGGCGGCAGCTGGAGCCAGCGGTCGAACGGACACTGGGCCTTGCGCGACGTCAGCTTTGCGGTCGAGCCCGGCCAAGTACTGGGGGTCATCGGTCACAACGGCGCGGGCAAGACGACGCTGCTGCGCCTGCTGTGTGGCTTGGGCCGGCCCACCAGCGGCAGCCTTCGCTGCCGCGCCGCCGTCAGCGGACTACTCGAGTTGGGCGGCGGCTTTCACCCCGACCTCAGCGGCCGCGAGAACCTGATTACCGGCGGCATTCTCAGCGGGTTCACCGAGCGTGAGGTGCGGGAGCGGGCCGACGAGATCATCGCCTTCGCCGAATTGGAGGAGGTCATCGATCAGCCCGCGCGGACTTACTCCACCGGCATGTACTTGCGTCTAGCGTTTGCCACGGCCATGCACTTCGATCCTGAAGTCCTGATCATCGATGAAGTTCTCGCCGTCGGCGATGCCCGCTTTCAGCAGAAGTGTCTCGATCGGCTACGGGCATTTCGCGCCGCCAACAAGACCCTCATCTTGACCTCGCATGTCGCCGAGCAGATCCAGGCACTGTGCGATGAAGTGCTGGTGCTGGAAGAAGGCGCGGTGGTCATGCGCGGCGACCCTGACAGCGCGCTGCGCTGTTACCAAGATCTCATGCGCCAGCGCACCGCGCGCCGGGCGGCGCGCGTGGTGCGTAGCCGGGCAGTGACGCTTCCCCAGCAGGGCAATCGCGAAGGCACCTTCGAAGCCGTCATTGCCGCCATTCGTCTCTACGACGCGCAGCGGCGACCTTGCCATGTCCTCGCCAGCGGCGAGGCTCTCACCATCGAGCTTGCCTATCAACTTACTGAAGGCGTCGGCGATTTCGCCGTCTCGCTCGGGGTGTTTCATCAGCGCACGAAGTGCTTCGAGGTGATCGTGCCCGCCGCCGCCACGGCCTTCGGTCCACTCGCCCGCCAGGGCGTTATTCGTTGCCATCTTCCGCAACTGCCGCTCGCTCGCGGGCGCTATTTCATCAACGCCGGGCTCTATCCACCCAATTGGGATTTCGTCTACGACTACCACTCGGAAATGCACGACTTCGACGTCGTCACAGGCCCGGGCGGTTCGTTTGAAGTCACCGGCATCCTCGCGGTCACACCCGAGTGGTCGCGTTCGCCAGTGGAGTAG